A genomic window from Glycine soja cultivar W05 chromosome 10, ASM419377v2, whole genome shotgun sequence includes:
- the LOC114371686 gene encoding uncharacterized protein LOC114371686, which translates to MDRSWMNESHMSPEYEDGVEQFLQFASERGRPNEEGKYYCPCINCLNGRRQLLNDIRDHLLCDGIKKNYTTWIWHGEVTDMQSGSQSEPFDVEMRDRLEDMIRDLGQESFKQAHAPVYEGLQSDSKKPLYAGCKNSS; encoded by the exons atggatcgaagttggatgaatgaaagtcacatgagcccagaatatgaggatggcgtcgaacagttcttgcaatttgcttcagaaagaggtcgaccgaatgaagaaggaaaatattattgtccttgcatcaactgtttgaatggaagacgacaattaCTCAATGACATACgagaccatctattgtgtgatgggattaagaagaattacacaacatggatatggcatggtgaagtgacagacatgcagagtgggtcccaatctgaaccgtttgatgtagaaatgagaGATCGGTTAGAGGACATGATCCGTGACCTTGGACAGGAGTCTTTCAagcaagcacacgcccctgtgtatgaaggattgcagagtgattctaagaagcctttgtatgcaggctgcaagaattcct CATGA
- the LOC114372561 gene encoding chaperonin CPN60-2, mitochondrial-like codes for MYRFASNLASKARIARSSSHQIGSRLSSSRNYAAKDIRFGVEARALMLKGVEELADAVKVTMGPKGRNVVIEQSFGAPKVTKDGVTVAKSIEFKDKVKNVGASLVKQVANATNDVAGDGTTCATVLTRAIFTEGCKSVAAGMNAMDLRRGISMAVDAVVTNLKSRARMISTSEEIAQVGTISANGEREIGELIAKAMEKVGKEGVITISDGKTLYNELEVVEGMKLDRGYISPYFITNDKNQKCELEDPLILIHEKKISSINAIVKVLELALKRQRSLLIIAEDVESDALATLILNKLRAGIKVCAIKAPGFGENRKANLQDLAVLTGGALITEELGLKLEKVDLDMLGTCKKITVSKDDTVILDGAGDKKALEERCEQIRSAIENSTSDYDKEKLQERLAKLSGGVAVLKIGGASEAEVGEKKDRVTDALNATKAAVEEGIVSGGGVALLYASKELDKLQTANFDQKIGVQIIQNALKTPVLTIASNAGVEGAVVVGKLLEQENHDLGYDAAKGEYVDMVKAGIIDPLKVIRTALVDAASVSSLMTTTEAVVSELPNDDKDTPAMAGGMGGMGY; via the exons ATGTATCGCTTTGCTTCTAACCTCGCTTCCAAAGCAAG GATTGCTAGGAGTAGCAGCCACCAG ATTGGAAGTAGGCTGAGTTCGAGCAGAAACTATGCGGCTAAAGACATTAGATTTGGTGTGGAGGCTCGGGCACTGATGCTTAAGGGTGTTGAAGAGCTAGCTGATGCTGTCAAAGTAACCATGGGTCCCAAG GGGCGTAATGTTGTGATTGAGCAAAGTTTTGGTGCCCCTAAAGTAACCAAAGATGGAGTAACTGTTGCAAAGAGCATTGAATTCAAGGATAAAGTTAAGAATGTTGGTGCCAGTCTTGTAAAGCAGGTTGCAAATGCTACTAATGATGTGGCTGGTGATG GAACCACGTGCGCTACAGTCCTTACACGAGCAATATTTACTGAAGGCTGCAAATCAGTCGCGGCTGGAATGAATGCAATGGACCTGAGGCGTGGTATAAGTATGGCTGTCGATGCTGTGGTGACAAACTTGAAAAGCAGAGCAAGGATGATTAGCACATCTGAAGAAATAGCACAG GTAGGGACAATATCTGCTAACGGAGAGAGAGAAATTGGTGAGTTGATTGCAAAAGCTATGGAGAAAGTTGGCAAAGAGGGAGTAATCACAATTTCA GATGGCAAAACCTTATATAATGAGTTGGAAGTTGTTGAAGGAATGAAGCTCGACAGGGGCTACATATCTCCTTATTTCATTACAAATGATAAGAACCAGAAATGT GAACTTGAAGATCCCCTCATTCTAATTCATGAGAAGAAAATCTCGAGTATAAATGCTATAGTTAAAGTCTTAGAGTTGGCTTTGAAG AGACAAAGATCTTTATTGATTATTGCCGAGGATGTGGAAAGTGATGCACTTGCAACTCTTATTCTAAATAAGCTTCGGGCTGGAATTAAG GTATGTGCTATTAAAGCCCCTGGTTTTGGCGAAAATAGGAAAGCCAATCTTCAAGATCTTGCAGTTCTCACAGGAGGAGCA CTTATTACTGAAGAGCTTGGCTTGAAGCTTGAAAAAGTGGATTTGGATATGCTTGGCACCTGTAAAAAA ATAACAGTTTCTAAGGATGACACTGTCATTCTTGACGGAGCAGGTGACAAGAAAGCACTTGAGGAAAGATGCGAGCAG ATTAGGTCTGCAATTGAAAACAGCACCTCAGATTATGACAAGGAAAAGTTACAGGAAAGATTAGCCAAGCTTTCTGGTGGTGTTGCCGTGCTTAAG ATTGGAGGAGCCAGTGAAGCTGAAGTTGGTGAGAAGAAGGATAGAGTGACAGATGCCTTAAATGCAACTAAGGCTGCTGTAGAGGAAGGCATTGTATCAG GTGGTGGTGTTGCTCTTCTATATGCGTCAAAAGAGTTGGATAAACTTCAAACTGCTAACTTTGATCAGAAGATTGGTGTCCAGATTATCCAAAATGCTTTAAAG ACACCTGTGCTCACAATTGCATCAAATGCGGGTGTTGAGGGTGCAGTTGTTGTTGGCAAACTATTGGAACAGGAGAATCATGATCTAGGATATGATGCAGCCAAAG GTGAATATGTTGATATGGTTAAAGCTGGAATCATAGACCCTTTGAAGGTGATTAGGACAGCCTTGGTTGATGCAGCCAG TGTATCATCTTTGATGACAACAACTGAAGCTGTTGTGTCTGAACTTCCAAACGATGATAAAGATACTCCAGCTATGGCTGGTGGCATGGGTGGCATGGGTTATTAA